GTTACACACACACCGCACTCCCAAAGCACACCACCGCACCGCACCCAGCCGACAGCTGCGCGGGGAGGAGAGATCGATGGGGAGCAGCGGCGGCAGCAGCGAGTACTTCCTGCGCCAGCTGAGCTCCAGCGACGGCGGCAgcgcgccggcgccgccgcacCGGCAGCCGGAGGAATGGGAGTGCGGCCTTGGCGGCGGCGGTAGGCGCGGGTCGAGGCGGTGGTCCGGCAGGAAGAAGCCGAGAGCGCGGGGCCACCGGCGGGGCGTGGGCGGCGGGTTATGCGGGGGCAGGGAGGAGGAGACTGCCGCGGGGGCGGCGGGGAGGAAGcgggtgatggtggtggtggaccAGAGCTCCGGCGCCAAGCACGCCATGATGTGGGCGCTCACCCACGTCGCCAACCGGGGCGACTTCCTCACGCTGCTCCACGTCCTGCcccgcggcggcgccggcgaggaggcCTCCGCGCTCGCCAACTCCCTCGGCTCCCTCTGCAAGGCCTGCAAGCCTGAGGTGCGTCTTCAACCTTGTTCTCGATTCATTTGCGGTCTGTTTTTTCAAGGATTTCAGTGTTATCTAGAGCACGAATATAGTAAGATGGCTGACATTGTCTATGGCTGATTGGCTGTTAAGAGTTTGATTTGACACTCTCCCCTTTGCGACCTTAAGTGCCACAGAGGCGATTTGTACTTCTCATACTACTGTACCATCTTATTTTAGGGCCTTGTAGCCATACTGTTCAGGTGTTTTAGAGTCGGCATTATGACCTTAAGTAAGTTTCCTTAAAGAAAGACCCTAAGTAAGCGGTGTCACACAGTACAGTAATTAATCGAGCTCTGTTGAGATATTACACCACAGTATGACAGAGTAGCTGTCAGTAAAACA
This Lolium perenne isolate Kyuss_39 chromosome 1, Kyuss_2.0, whole genome shotgun sequence DNA region includes the following protein-coding sequences:
- the LOC127325509 gene encoding uncharacterized protein, with the translated sequence MGSSGGSSEYFLRQLSSSDGGSAPAPPHRQPEEWECGLGGGGRRGSRRWSGRKKPRARGHRRGVGGGLCGGREEETAAGAAGRKRVMVVVDQSSGAKHAMMWALTHVANRGDFLTLLHVLPRGGAGEEASALANSLGSLCKACKPEVEVEALVIQGPMLATVLSQVKKLEASVLVLSQRKPSPFCCFMRSSGEVLVEECINRAECLTLAVRRQSKGVGGYLVSTRWQKNFWLLA